The Streptomyces capitiformicae genome contains the following window.
GACCCGGATCTCCGTCACCGCAGTACTGCCCGAGCAGGCCACCGCGCACGGCATCGAGGTGAAGGCGATCACGGTCACCGCCCTGCCCCGCCCGCGCCCCAGCGAGAGCCAGGCCAAGGCCACCGCGCGGCACACGGCCGACCACATCCGGCAGAGGCTGCTGCCCGCGCACACCGCCGCCCTGGCCGAGCTGCGCGAGCGCACCGCCCCCCAGGTGGCCACGTTCCAGCGTGCCGAATCCGCCCTTGCCGGATTCCTCGACCGCCCCCGGGGCGGAGTGGCGATCTCCGAGCAGCCGGTACGCCGCCCGCTGGGGCTGAACGCCCGGTGCGCCGTCGCCTGGTGGCACACGCTCGACGGGCCCTCCCGCACTGTGGCACCGTTCATGGCCGACGCCCTGCGCCGGGCCGGACTGGCGACGACGGAGCCTCACGGCAGCGCCTACGTGTTCTTCGCCGAGCCCCCAGCCGAGCAGTCCGACACCCGGTTCCGGATCGCCCCTGCCGCCGAGGGCGCAGGGTGGTCCCTGGTCGACGAGTTCACCGGCGCGTGCGTGCGGACGTACGACGACCAGGAGTGGGCCCAGGGGATCACCGAGAGCGCGAACGGCGAGGAGGACGCCGCCCGGCGCGCCGCGGTCACGTCCATGGACCTGCCGGGGCTGTCGGCAGACCTGATCGAAGAGGAGCAATGGCGGGCCCTGGCCGTGGAGCTGGCCACCGCCGGGCACATGCCCTACGGCCTGACCGACGTCGACTACACGCAGACGCCGGGATTCCACATCTACCCCAGCGCGGAACCGGGTACGGCCAAGGTGGCACGGCTGCTGGAGCCCTGGGGAGCAATCCGGCCCGGAGCCCGCTTCGAAGCCCCCGAACTCGAAGTCGAGCGCTACGACCAGGACATGGAAGCCTACGCACAGCTCCTGACCAGCCCAGGGCGAACGGTGGCCGTCAGGCTGGACGGCATCCAGGTCACGTTCAGCGATCCGCCGACCAGGCCCTGACCTGCACGTTTCAGGGTGGGGCGGCGCCGAGAAAAACGGTTGCCCCACCCCTCAAGTTCGGTATTATGGAACCTGAGGCGCCGACGGGGTGGCGCCCTCGAAACCGCACCGCAGCCGCGCTGCTCACCGGGCCGGATGCACCGAGCGAGGCCGGGGCACCTCCACTCACCAACCCGCACCGAGAAAGGGCACCTACATGACCGACGCGACCAGCACCCCCGAGTGCCGCCAGCACGGCCCCATGACGCTGCGCACCGGCGACCAGTCCCCGGCACAGCGCTTCACCGGCACCTGGTACGCCTGCACCGAACTGACATGCTGGAGCGCCGTCCTGTTTCCGTCGGCCGAACTGGCCGCCGACCTCGAAGGGCAGGGGCGTGCGGCGAAGGCCCCCCTGACCATCACCCACACCCGAGCTGAGGGGACCCTGGTGTCCGGCTCCGTGGCGGGTGACGGAGTGCTGGAACTGCTCCAGCCGTTCCGCTTCCGGGCCTCTCCCTCGATCGGGATCTACCTGCGCGGCTCCCGCGACCGCCGCGCCGACCTGTACCGGATCAACCAGGCTGCCGATGCCCTGCGTTCGGCCGGCCACCGGGTGACGGTCGAGATCGACGAGACCCAGCGCCGGGCCTTCTCCGAGGCCGAGGAAGACCGCACCGAGCGGGCGGCCGGGCGCGCCGAGTACTTCGGGGCGCGGGCCGAGCGCTTCCAGGCATCGTCGGACGCGAAGTGGGAGCGCGGGCGCGAGATCACGCGCGGGTACGCGGGAGAGCCGGTCAAGGCCGACCACTACTCGGCCAAACGGCACATGCGCGACCTGGAGCGCGCGCACCGCCTCTTCGGCCAAAGCGCCGAGGAGCAGGGGGAGGCCGACCGCTGCGCGGGCCGCGCCGACACAGCCGAGCACTACGAGCAGCACAGAACGAACCCGGGGGTGACGCTGCGCCGCCTGGAGCGCCTGCAGGCCGACCGGCGCCACGTCGAGCGCCAGCAGGCCCGGACGGTCGACGCCGCGAGGGCGGGTGAGATCACCCTTGAGGCTCTGGTGGAGGCCCTCGTCCGGCTCGACGCCGACCATGCCGACCTGTGCGACGAGATCGGCCACTGGGAGCGGATCATCAAGGAGGCCGAGGCCGAGGGCGTGAAGCTGTGGGGGCCGGACGACTTCAAGGCCGGTGACTTCGTACGCTCCGGCAGCCGCCTGCTGGAAGTACTGCGGGTCAACAAGAAGACGGTCACCGTGCCCGGCGGGCCCGAGGCAGGGCCGATCGTCTCGCAGGCCAACCGGCGGTACTCGTTCAACGGAAAGTTGCCGTACGACAAGGTCACCGGCCGCGTGAGCGCCGAGGAGATGCGGGCGCTGCTGGCGGAGGGGAAGGCGAAGCCGGGCGGAACCGCCGCCGAGAGCGGGCAGGACCAGCACGACGCCTGAGCGCGCCGGTTCCCTGCACACGGCCCGGTATCCGCCGCCCTGACCTGCGCCGCCCACGGTGGGGCAGCGCTGAGAAATCCAGTTGCCCCACCCCCCATATAACGTATTATGGAACATGTCACACCGAAGCGAGCGAGGAGACTCCCCGTGAACCTGCACGACGCGGCCGCGCTGCTCACCACCCACGCCCAGCACGCCTACACGCTCCAGCGCGAGGCCGGCGCCGCCCTCACCCTGGGCACCCAGAGCGACCCCCGGCGGCTGGCCCGGCTCGCCCACCGGGCCGAACGCGCCGTAGAACTGGCCGCGTTGTGGGACGGAGTCCTCTACGAGGCCCACGCCACCGGCCAGCGCGACCTTTTCCCGCTCGCCGACCCCGCGCGTATCGTCGCCGCCGCCCGCACCCTGCGGACCCTCACCCGCGACGGCATCACGCGGGCGTACGACCTGACCTGCGAGCAGTTCCCCGACAGCGCCCCGGAGAGCCCCGCCCGGCACTGGGCAGCACGGCTCTTCCTGCTCCACACCAACATCGTCGATAACCTGCCCGGCGCCTCCACGGCCCCCGCCGTCCTCGCCGAGCTGCGCGCCCGACTCACCGACGGCTCCAGCGGCGTACGGCTGTCGGCCGGAACCGCGGCCGCGCTGGAGCTGGTCACCGCCCTGCGCGAGCGACTCGGCGCCGCACCGGTGGCCGCCCGAGACATCCCGGCCTGCGCGGGCAAGATCCTCATCCGCGCGCTGGAACTCGCCGCGTTCCAGGGGTGCAGCCTCACCACCGCCCCCGGCCCCGGCAACACCGCCGTCCTCGTCCCCCTGGTCGAAGGCTGGAGGATCCAGATCGACGACGAGGGATCTGCCGAGCACGCGCCGGAGGACCACGGCAGCGGCAGGGGCAGCGGGGGATGGACGGCCCGCCTGTACGACCCGGACGGCGAAGCGATCAACGTGGTGCGCCACCCCTCCCCCGACACGGCTGATGACTGCCTCGCCGACAGCGCGGCGTGCGCCCGCCAACTGACGCAGTGGCGCGCCGAGAACCAGGCGAAAGGCGCTGTCCAGGACTGAGCACCGCCCTTCCCCGCCCCGCCCGAGACGAAGGAGGCCCCGGTGTTCCCCGACCCCGAACCCGACGTACACGCCCACCTGGACGCCGACCCGCGCTGCATCTGCACACTCCTGCGCTGCGGCGGCTCCGTCCTGTCCCCCGGCTGCCCCAGCCATGGGATGACCTCGCAACGCACCTTCACGTGGCACTCCGCCGACCGGTGCCCCCACCGCTGACCCGACGTTCCGGGAGATCCCGCACACGAAAGGAGCGCCGCCGTGCCCCAGCCTGACACCCCGCTGGACACCGCAGACCTGTCCACGCTCGCCGACCGCCAGCAGGCCCGGTTCACCACCGGGCACGGCCCGGTGTCCGTGCGCAGGTACGTGCGCTCCTCGGA
Protein-coding sequences here:
- a CDS encoding DUF3560 domain-containing protein, coding for MTDATSTPECRQHGPMTLRTGDQSPAQRFTGTWYACTELTCWSAVLFPSAELAADLEGQGRAAKAPLTITHTRAEGTLVSGSVAGDGVLELLQPFRFRASPSIGIYLRGSRDRRADLYRINQAADALRSAGHRVTVEIDETQRRAFSEAEEDRTERAAGRAEYFGARAERFQASSDAKWERGREITRGYAGEPVKADHYSAKRHMRDLERAHRLFGQSAEEQGEADRCAGRADTAEHYEQHRTNPGVTLRRLERLQADRRHVERQQARTVDAARAGEITLEALVEALVRLDADHADLCDEIGHWERIIKEAEAEGVKLWGPDDFKAGDFVRSGSRLLEVLRVNKKTVTVPGGPEAGPIVSQANRRYSFNGKLPYDKVTGRVSAEEMRALLAEGKAKPGGTAAESGQDQHDA